The uncultured Dysgonomonas sp. genome contains the following window.
TATACTTTCGAGTTGAAACCCGAGACTTGTAAAGGCCCCGGTTCCAATCATATTCGCTACAACTAGCGATATACCAGTGTAAGCACTGATCTTAGTTATCTTCTCTTTGTTCATCAAAAATCAAACGTCTATTTATTTTGATGATCTATGAAAATCCTGAAGTAATTTGAAAGATTGTACAGTGCTGTCTGCATTCAGATATTTATTACGCAATGTCTTATAATTATCCAGAATATGCACACCTTTATAGTAAATAACCGAATCGACTTCCGCTGTAGGAACATGGTCTTTGGGATAAGTATAGACAAAGTTCCCCATTTCGGGCATAGAATATGTAGGTATTCTGAATGCGTTTCTTTCCACAAATTTACCAGTGGATTCAGTTTCCAAAAATGCATTAATAAAGAAGTCTACAGCATAATCGGGATAGCCAAAAAGATAGCCGTATCCTCTCCAACGCTCAAATTTGTCACTGCATTCAATTGTACTGACAACTACATTAGGATCAGTCCCCGGTACTAATCCAAACTGGCCAAAAAATTCTTCTTTAGCTTTCAATAAGCTGTCCAGTGAACTTTTTCTAACAACACTCAATTGCAATATTCTATTTTTCTTCTGAGGGCTTTGATATGGAATAAGCACTAATTGAAGATCAGGGATGCTCGATTTGTTTATAGCTTTCACAATCGCGTATAACCGATCCAGATATTTTCCATGAATAGATCTGTCCAATATTTTAGAACTTGAGACCTTTGTACTATCATTATTCGCTATCGGATAATTGAATGTAACCAACGAGCTCATTGGCTTTAGATCCCCTAACAATGTAAACAAAGCCTCATTGTCAAGACCAACCTGTAAAACTGAATCTATAAAATGTTGTTCGTAAGAATCGAAAACTATATTTGCCAATGGCTTTACTCTTTGTGAACTACATCCTACAAATATGGTAACAAGCAATGTCAATAAAGATATTGTGATATATTTCATTTTTATTTAGATTTTAGTCTGTTTATACTTTTAGTTGTTTCATTGATTAAATCGCTGTCTTTTTCAGTAGACAAAATTTCGTTTAACTTTTTAATAAGATATCCTTTTCTATATGAGTAGTTAAACCATCCCAGTGCTTCTATCGTTACAGAACGGATTGCTTTTTCGTTCGCAGTATCAGCAGCAATTGACAATAGCGTATCTATACCATCCGATGCGGGCTGGTTACGAAATCTTGTTATATCAAAGATTCTGTTCTTCGCCTTTTCCTCCGTGTTGGTAATCAATGAAAGGCTACTATTCTTACTTTTCTGTGCAGATTCTATATCTTTCAGCGTTTTGTCCAGCATATCACGGCTGTAAAATGGTCTTCCTGCAGCTTGTAATTCTAATTCTGCTTTCAGTTTCTCGAGATTGACCATTCTTAGCCCCGATGAAATTTTAAAGTTTATACGTTTTGAAGTATTATCGTTCAATATAGCTTTCGCAAGAGATGGAATTAGCTTTTCCGACCCGTTCTTTACAATATATTCTGCTGCGTAACGGCGGGTTAGTTCGTAGCTGTCGGACATGGCAGCAGCTAAAACCTCAATAAAATCATCATTGTCTATTCTCGATAATAACTGTAAGGCTTCAAGTCTTACAACCATATCCTGAGATTGGAAATAAGTCTGTTTCAACAGATCTGAAATGTTTCTGTAATCGTTATCAAAAAGGACACGTAGTGCTATTGTTTGTATATCTGCATCTGCTTCCGATAATGCTTCCTTCCAGTATGCGATATCATTCTTATGGATTGTAAGCGCTTCATTGATATTCAAATTCGAATTCAGATTCTTCGCAAAATGATACGTTGGATCTCCGATGATATGTGTTTCAAGAAAATGGACATATTTCCCCCATAATCCGATGCGAATACCACTGTTTAGTAAGCCTAAAAATTCATCAGGCCATTTATCCTGAATAGTATTTACTGTATTTCCTTGTGTAACGATGGTTTTACCACTATTAAATAAATATGCGCCGGCAATGTATTCATCCTCATAGAACGACCCGTTGTAGCAGGCATCAAACATCACAAAACGTGCATTAGGTGTTATTTTATAAATATCCCTTACCAGAATATCCAGAGAATCATTCAATATGGAATCCTGGGCAAGTATTGCCGGATCAAATGCCTCCTCGCACCAAGACCGGGGAACATCTAACGATTTCATATAATACTCAATTGTCTCTTCTTTATCCTTTCCTTTTTTTACAGCTCCGGAGATTTTACTTCGTAGATACAGTTTTATGTTTTCTTTAGATGTATTTACATCGCTTCCCTCTTTATATCCGTTTATATACTGATAATCATTCGATCCATGATGATGAAATAACATTACATCTAAATCAGGGCGTTGAACCTCATTCAGCCAATAAGCTTTCATTGGCCAATAAGAATCGAACTCCATGAATTTCACAAAATTATTTGCAGCAAATAAATTAGGGAATTGCTCCTTTAGTGCAAGTTGCTCTCCGGACCATGCTACTCTCGACTCTGAATTGTATCCATGTCCTCGTGCTACAGTCAGATTATCGATAATATTACTTTTTTCAGAAGAACGTATATCTACTACTTTTTGTAGATAGGCTCGCAACTGGCTGTATTTATCCGTTTTACCGTTTTCAAGAGGTTTTATTCGTGCTGAATAAATATTAGAAGAAAGTACTTGTTCCGAGTCTGCCCGAAGTGAGTAATAAAAGTATAAAGGTTTTATCGAATCTTGTTTTAGATAATCGAATTTTAAATCAAAATCATCGTAAAACCTGTCAGAAGGCACACTCGACTGTTGCCAGTTTCGTTTCTGGTCCATTTTGAATGCTGAGGTTAAATGCTGGGCATCGCGTAGCATCGCAATTGGAATATCTCCAACCAGAACAGTACCCTCCAGTGGTGCTTTTTTATCATTATATAGTTTGATTAATATCTCGCGTATCTCATCAGGCTTGGTCCATGTATGAGATATTATATATGTACCTAATCCATCATTCTCGATGATCTTCTTATATTCGTCTACTTCTTTTTTAGCTTCTGCATAGCTTTTACTATCAATTATTATTGCAAAAGTTGTCTTCGTATTAATTGATGGCTTCACAATGCTTTGCCCGCATACTATGCTGGATAATAGCAAACTAATGGCCAATAACAAATAAGTTTTTTTCATCTCTATTTTAGTTTTTTTGATCTTTATAAATGAAGTAAAGGAAATGAAGTGATTTCTTCATTTCCTTTACTGAATTATTTAGAAATTACATCCTATTGATATTTGTAATCGATTTCGATTACCAAACTCATAAGAAGTAGCTTTCGTATATCTAAATTCAGCCTTAGCAAACAAATTGGCGAGCATATCTCCTTTTATCTTTTGTGAATATGTTAGATTTGCGCCCAAGGAATAAAAGTTGGAATTAAGATAATCTGTATCAGTCTGTTCAAATTGGGTAACAACTATATATTCAGGATGGCTGCCATTGTAACTGTATCCTCCCGACAGATTGTTATTATAACTATAGTCAGCACCCAGTAACACTCTTCTCTTTAATACATCATCTGAAAGAATAAAATTCTTTTTTATTCTGAATTGAACAATAAGATTTTCGGCATTTTTTTCAGATCGCGGAGTAAGATAGACATCTTCTTTGTTTGTATATTTCACTCCAATTCCGAATTTCCAATTATATTCCAAGTCTCGGTCAATTGTAAAATCATAATCGAGCGATGCTTGTTGAAGCTTATACTTTGAGCGTATATCTTTATATATAGTTATATATCCACTCTGATTCTCAGTATTATCATATTGTGTTATAGCTTCAATTCCGTCTATTTTCTTATCTGCATAATTCAGGGTTAAATAGTGAGTGGTTTTATTGAGCCGTTTATTCAATTGCAACTTACCACTCCATATTTTACTCTTGACTGTTGCATTTTGTTCAGGCGATGTAAATGATATTTTTACATCCTCTACTTTATAATTATAATTTGATGAAAATAGCAAATTGAAGAATCCCTGATAATTATACTGAAATCCTCCCCCAACGCCATTTCCCTCATAATTTGTTGTGCGCCCGGATCCCAGTCCCCTGGTAGCTGTCCCCAATCCATACAAAGCATAGTAGTTCTGATCTACATAGACATTCACATTGGACATATTCGACTCTTCCTTTAATGTTTGGAAATCAAAATTTGCACCTACGTGATGGTTATTATTGATAGAGTATACAACTCCCGGTTTCACCTGTAATATATAGAAGTAGTTTTCGGTGCGAATATCCCGTTGCTTGGCTCCACTAGCTGCATTGTAGCTACCTTCTAGCCCCAGGGACAATCTATTCCATATTTTAGGTGTCACCACTTTAAATTGTAAATCGTAGATCTGATTGTTCCACTTACTCATATTAGTATCTGCAACCATATATGGCATATCGCGGTACGGATCAATAATAGAAGCATTAAATAGGGCATCTTTAATATTAGAACGAGTATAGTTAAACTTACCCCAAGCATATACATTTCCCACAAATACAGCTCCTTCAACATCAAACTTGAGATCATTGATTTTCTCTCCTGTTTGTGGACGATGGAAACCACCCGAATGAGAATCGTATGAGAATTTTACCTCCGCGTAATCTATCGGTTTATCCAGTAACAAACCGGCGGCATTATTTGTATACATCCATTGGCTTCTATCCTTGAATGTTTCAAATGCAGCAGGAGTGTTTATTTTATCTTGTCCGTACGCAACCATTGAGAATGCAAATAGGATAATTGCCGAAACAAGTTGTTTAATATTCTTCATCTTTTTCTTTTTTAATCTTCAATCTTTATTTATTGGTCAACGTATGATTCCAACTTGGCATCTTTGATCCATAACGTCTGAATTCAGGAACCACTCCTCTATCGAAGTCCTCTGTACTATTATTGAGGTCTTGCAAAATAGGTGTCCCATCTTTATGCTCTCCTATTTTTTTACGAGCCACTCCCTGTGAATTATACGTAGCCCCAACATATGTCATACCTTTGTCTAGCGCTGCCGGAACACGTTTAGCTGTCAACATACTCTCATTATGTCCTGCTTCTACTGCATCTATAACATAGGTTATCGGAATTTTGGCATACAATTTGGTCGCCGTGACAGATAAATCCTTGGTTCGCATAGACAGATCATTTACAGGGTCGTAAACATCCCCCGCAAGAGGTTTAAAAATAACGTATGCTCCTCCAAAGACAGATGTCAAATATTGAGGTAAACTTCCTTTTGTCTCTAATCCGTCATAGAATACATGCGTCATATCTATGGCTGGCTGATCCGGATAATTCGCGTTATCCATATTGAACTCAAATTCAGAGGAAAATCCATTTATCGGGGAGTTCGGATTATACTGAGGCAGCTGGTGGTTAGCAGCAAACTGAGAAATAACACACGATTCTCCCGGTGCCAGAGGGTAATCTGTCCCATTTCCGGGAAATTTCCATACACGTTCTGCATACACATATCTATCTCCATCTTCTTCCGGCCATAGAGGAAGTTTTGTTGTAGCTGTAAGTGGGGCTAAATTGGCAAAGTGGACTCCATCGAGATATATTATCTGATCTTCAGAGTTGTTATATATTTCGTAAAATTGATTTCTAAAATAGAAATTTGCAGTACCTGCATAGAATATTTCCTTAAACATCAAATCATTCTTACGCAATCCATTTACAGTTATATCTATCGTAGCTCCGTCTTCAACAACCGGGAAGTTTACTTTATTTCCATTCAATAAATAAGTATCATGGGAATCATCGATAAACTCTCCGCTTACGTCAATCTGATAAATGCCCGGAATAACTTTCAATTGCGTTATTGAACTTTCATTAAGTTCGGAGGTATAGACAGTACCGTATTTTACATTTTTAAATGTAATAGTAAAACCTTCGTATGAAGTTACTCCGGGAACTAAGGACTGTACACTAATCTTCACATCTATTTCGCTAACTTCCCCTGCATCGGATGCTTCTTCAAAAGAATTGCATGCCATAAATAAAAGCGAGCTAAATAACAGGATATATGCTAGTATGTTTTTTGTTTTCATCTTCTTATTACTGGTTTATATTACTTTTACAATGTTAGAGATAGTTCCATACCAAAAAAGAACTGTTGCTGTTGTTTCCTATTCCTGTAAGTACTAGGTTCCCGGTTAGATCTAATTTTGTAATAAGTTCGAAACATATTATTGGCAAAGAATGAGACCCGCATATAATTGCCTAATTCCTTCGTTACATTTATATTAAATGTATATGCAGGAGGATAATTCTCTCTGATATAGTATTTATCATTAACCTGTCGGATTAATGGCTTAAATTCAGCTTCATCTTTCCTACCCGGATCAAAATCATATACTAATCCATCATTCTTCGATATATATTTTACGGGAATAGAGTCGTTTCCGTAATTGTACCATTGCGATTCGTTCCAGATAGCCTGCGCTGTCAGAGTAACTACAAAACCTATTTCAGGAATATTGTGCGTGGCTCTCAATGTAGTAGTAAATCGCTGGTAGTTATTCTTTTCCATTCCTTTCTCATACAATGCTATATGAGTCCGGTTTTTCTCACCCGTTCCGCTATTACCATCAAAAAAGGTATAATCGCTCGAATAACTTTGATTCCTGATCCACATACCATTTATAGAAAATGCAGTCCTGATAGCATCAAAACGTCCCAAGTTCAGATCAAATTCAACTCCTTTAGCTTTAGATTGTATATTATTAGTCGGTGTATAATATTTTGCTAAAACAGGTAAGGCCTCTGTTTGTACAATCTCGTCATTAATCCTTTGGTAAGCATAATAGGTGACCGGTTTGAAACTATTTATTGTTGGAGACATGGAGTAACCATCTTGTAGTCTGTCAATGAAGCCGGTTACTGATAAGGTAGCTTGCTTTATATTTAAGTCAAAACCGACCTCAGCTTTTTTACTTTTAGCTATTTTCAGGTTTTTATTCTGCGTATCGAATACGCGCGTAGTTGTAATATATAATCTTTCACTTTCAGGGATAGCCTCATTGCTTAACTCATCCATATTTACATATTCAAAATATGCTAATTCGGGATATAGAAACAGGGTGCTCGGGGCTTTTGCTGTTACCCCATATCCTCCCCGGATAGAGAGTTTTTGAGGAATTATTTCGAAAGAAGCATTTACCCGGGGAGAGAAAACTTCTTTTACTACCGATATTTTATCATATCTGAGTCCTCCGGTTATCTGAAGTTTGTGGTTTCCAAAGCTGTATCTAAAATTTTCTTCGGCAAATAAGCCTAATTGTTTAACATAGGGAATATCTTTATAACTTCTTGGTCGGAAAGAGGCATTTGGAGCACTTAGATTCCTATAAGGAGGCTCTGTCTGGCTAAAAGTTTTACCAGCTCCTTCATTTCCGTCAGTTTTGAAATCAGCCCCGACTAAGATAGTATGGTTTGTATTTCCCAATCGCTTAAAGAGAGTACCCATCAGTTTAGCAAACACATTCACTTCTTTTCCTTCTATATCATATCTACCCTCATAACTAGCAGGCAGTTGTACTGCATATAAATTAGCATCGGCATTACTGAAGTTTGTAATTTTATTACCATTATTGTCAAAAATATCGACTCCGGGTCTGTTAGACAAAACAGTTCCGTCATTTGTCGTCATCGAATAGGGAGATGTCGCATTTGTATACAATTGGGACATATAACTCTTTTTGGATGTATAAGAGGCAGATACAACATATCGTATATTCGACAACCAAGGGGTAGCGATCCGTAAGATACCATTCGTATTAAGGGTCCCGCCAATGTTATCTCCTTTTTGATGCAACTTGGTTATTTCATCGTCGGGATTCTGCCTTCTTCTATCAGCACCATAAACAAAATCAATTGATGTATTTGTAAACAATCTATCAAAGAACCGATTAGAATAAAGAACTTTAATATTACTACGTTCGTAAGTTTGATATGATTCTGTAGGATCATTGGTGTTATGCGCATAATCTCCACTTACATTTAATGCACCTTTATTACCTCCCAGATTGAATCCTGATGCAGCAGAAAATTGATAAACATTTGAATTGGTCTTGGCTGCAACTCGTAGAGGTTGATAACCTGCTTTTGAATTTATAATAACAGCACCGGAGGTGAGGTCGCCATATTGTACAGAAGGAATACCCCTTATGATCTCTACCGATTCTATATTATCAGTAGAAATCAGCCGTAGATCCGTTCCGCCGGTTGGAGGACTACCACCGGCTAAAGTTGTTGTTGCTCCGGCTACAGAAGGACTCATTAACTGCAAATTAGCATTATTAGAGATAGGTGAGCCATCTTTGATAATAGATAAACCAAAAGTATTCATCATAGAAACTCCC
Protein-coding sequences here:
- a CDS encoding HEAT repeat domain-containing protein, yielding MKKTYLLLAISLLLSSIVCGQSIVKPSINTKTTFAIIIDSKSYAEAKKEVDEYKKIIENDGLGTYIISHTWTKPDEIREILIKLYNDKKAPLEGTVLVGDIPIAMLRDAQHLTSAFKMDQKRNWQQSSVPSDRFYDDFDLKFDYLKQDSIKPLYFYYSLRADSEQVLSSNIYSARIKPLENGKTDKYSQLRAYLQKVVDIRSSEKSNIIDNLTVARGHGYNSESRVAWSGEQLALKEQFPNLFAANNFVKFMEFDSYWPMKAYWLNEVQRPDLDVMLFHHHGSNDYQYINGYKEGSDVNTSKENIKLYLRSKISGAVKKGKDKEETIEYYMKSLDVPRSWCEEAFDPAILAQDSILNDSLDILVRDIYKITPNARFVMFDACYNGSFYEDEYIAGAYLFNSGKTIVTQGNTVNTIQDKWPDEFLGLLNSGIRIGLWGKYVHFLETHIIGDPTYHFAKNLNSNLNINEALTIHKNDIAYWKEALSEADADIQTIALRVLFDNDYRNISDLLKQTYFQSQDMVVRLEALQLLSRIDNDDFIEVLAAAMSDSYELTRRYAAEYIVKNGSEKLIPSLAKAILNDNTSKRINFKISSGLRMVNLEKLKAELELQAAGRPFYSRDMLDKTLKDIESAQKSKNSSLSLITNTEEKAKNRIFDITRFRNQPASDGIDTLLSIAADTANEKAIRSVTIEALGWFNYSYRKGYLIKKLNEILSTEKDSDLINETTKSINRLKSK
- a CDS encoding DUF6850 family outer membrane beta-barrel protein, whose product is MKNIKQLVSAIILFAFSMVAYGQDKINTPAAFETFKDRSQWMYTNNAAGLLLDKPIDYAEVKFSYDSHSGGFHRPQTGEKINDLKFDVEGAVFVGNVYAWGKFNYTRSNIKDALFNASIIDPYRDMPYMVADTNMSKWNNQIYDLQFKVVTPKIWNRLSLGLEGSYNAASGAKQRDIRTENYFYILQVKPGVVYSINNNHHVGANFDFQTLKEESNMSNVNVYVDQNYYALYGLGTATRGLGSGRTTNYEGNGVGGGFQYNYQGFFNLLFSSNYNYKVEDVKISFTSPEQNATVKSKIWSGKLQLNKRLNKTTHYLTLNYADKKIDGIEAITQYDNTENQSGYITIYKDIRSKYKLQQASLDYDFTIDRDLEYNWKFGIGVKYTNKEDVYLTPRSEKNAENLIVQFRIKKNFILSDDVLKRRVLLGADYSYNNNLSGGYSYNGSHPEYIVVTQFEQTDTDYLNSNFYSLGANLTYSQKIKGDMLANLFAKAEFRYTKATSYEFGNRNRLQISIGCNF
- a CDS encoding DUF4876 domain-containing protein, which translates into the protein MKTKNILAYILLFSSLLFMACNSFEEASDAGEVSEIDVKISVQSLVPGVTSYEGFTITFKNVKYGTVYTSELNESSITQLKVIPGIYQIDVSGEFIDDSHDTYLLNGNKVNFPVVEDGATIDITVNGLRKNDLMFKEIFYAGTANFYFRNQFYEIYNNSEDQIIYLDGVHFANLAPLTATTKLPLWPEEDGDRYVYAERVWKFPGNGTDYPLAPGESCVISQFAANHQLPQYNPNSPINGFSSEFEFNMDNANYPDQPAIDMTHVFYDGLETKGSLPQYLTSVFGGAYVIFKPLAGDVYDPVNDLSMRTKDLSVTATKLYAKIPITYVIDAVEAGHNESMLTAKRVPAALDKGMTYVGATYNSQGVARKKIGEHKDGTPILQDLNNSTEDFDRGVVPEFRRYGSKMPSWNHTLTNK
- a CDS encoding TonB-dependent receptor produces the protein MNKIKIKNIQNIWIKLNSPFKIIASILFLFFSCISFANAQSPKYSISGKILEESDQKKLVGMEYVTVSIPEYAMGTVTNEDGYFAMQNIPSGKVRFRAKYVGMLEIDTLLDVNKDISLSFTLKKENFRLSTVVVTATNNKAGQSTASFISRNAIDHLQATNLSDIASLLPGGLTSNPDLTNAKQIKIREVSADNLGVSMMNTFGLSIIKDGSPISNNANLQLMSPSVAGATTTLAGGSPPTGGTDLRLISTDNIESVEIIRGIPSVQYGDLTSGAVIINSKAGYQPLRVAAKTNSNVYQFSAASGFNLGGNKGALNVSGDYAHNTNDPTESYQTYERSNIKVLYSNRFFDRLFTNTSIDFVYGADRRRQNPDDEITKLHQKGDNIGGTLNTNGILRIATPWLSNIRYVVSASYTSKKSYMSQLYTNATSPYSMTTNDGTVLSNRPGVDIFDNNGNKITNFSNADANLYAVQLPASYEGRYDIEGKEVNVFAKLMGTLFKRLGNTNHTILVGADFKTDGNEGAGKTFSQTEPPYRNLSAPNASFRPRSYKDIPYVKQLGLFAEENFRYSFGNHKLQITGGLRYDKISVVKEVFSPRVNASFEIIPQKLSIRGGYGVTAKAPSTLFLYPELAYFEYVNMDELSNEAIPESERLYITTTRVFDTQNKNLKIAKSKKAEVGFDLNIKQATLSVTGFIDRLQDGYSMSPTINSFKPVTYYAYQRINDEIVQTEALPVLAKYYTPTNNIQSKAKGVEFDLNLGRFDAIRTAFSINGMWIRNQSYSSDYTFFDGNSGTGEKNRTHIALYEKGMEKNNYQRFTTTLRATHNIPEIGFVVTLTAQAIWNESQWYNYGNDSIPVKYISKNDGLVYDFDPGRKDEAEFKPLIRQVNDKYYIRENYPPAYTFNINVTKELGNYMRVSFFANNMFRTYYKIRSNREPSTYRNRKQQQQFFFGMELSLTL